A stretch of the Sphingobacterium thalpophilum genome encodes the following:
- a CDS encoding helix-turn-helix transcriptional regulator, with protein sequence MKKKLLIAISFLLLLLLFFAIKTIAWDSKKKEIDTILDKTRELQRTVKISAQLESALKALDLSDTYNYDEGKARAHYWAADALFSLGLFKEGFKHIEGLENTKYHGDDIEMQSETHREKGRGYQGLELYQQAIAEYRLQLACTAKLKGENQKKSYMYAFGNLSTVYDRLGKLDSVQKYLQLELEGLRDLDEKENVLMYVGLYDHLGSFYIKKADLVKAEYYLNKSLDLIERYKVPIFFNTMTYLSSLEQEKGNIKKSVMWNQRSLANMREVGAWGAVSRKYKYLAYFYRYYKLGDEQAREYELEHAWLRDSLEKQDKAVIDSVMIQLVKANEKVSAKKITSSVNISIVIFALLVAVTIFFVWRVRRNRKLLGQKEEALQETETINRELSEQIGENKFATLLELAKSNNPEFLALFTELYPEFIQSLKTLDPSIRSTELEFCAMAFLNFTAKNIAEYTFVTVRAVQVRKNRLRKKLGIPSDADFNNWMQELAQKNSPSSSES encoded by the coding sequence ATGAAAAAAAAACTTCTTATCGCCATCTCATTCCTGCTTCTACTCCTGTTGTTTTTTGCGATTAAGACAATCGCCTGGGATAGTAAGAAGAAAGAGATAGATACCATCCTGGACAAAACTAGGGAACTCCAGCGCACGGTCAAAATATCGGCACAGCTGGAATCTGCACTGAAAGCGCTTGATCTATCCGATACTTATAACTATGATGAAGGCAAGGCACGAGCACATTATTGGGCGGCAGATGCACTATTTAGCTTAGGGCTGTTTAAGGAAGGGTTCAAACATATCGAAGGTCTCGAAAATACAAAATACCATGGCGATGATATAGAAATGCAATCCGAGACGCACCGGGAGAAAGGCAGGGGATACCAAGGGCTCGAATTATATCAGCAGGCAATAGCGGAATATCGTTTGCAGTTGGCCTGTACGGCCAAGCTAAAGGGGGAAAACCAAAAGAAGTCGTATATGTACGCCTTTGGGAATTTAAGTACTGTGTACGATAGGCTAGGAAAATTAGATTCTGTGCAAAAGTATCTGCAGCTAGAATTGGAAGGACTTCGGGATCTGGATGAAAAAGAAAATGTATTAATGTACGTGGGTCTTTACGATCATCTCGGTAGTTTTTATATCAAAAAAGCTGATCTTGTAAAAGCAGAATACTACCTTAACAAATCGCTGGATTTGATTGAGCGATATAAAGTTCCGATATTCTTTAATACCATGACCTATTTGTCGAGTTTGGAGCAGGAGAAAGGAAACATTAAAAAATCCGTAATGTGGAATCAAAGGAGCTTAGCGAATATGAGGGAAGTCGGAGCTTGGGGGGCGGTGAGTAGAAAATATAAATATTTAGCCTATTTTTATCGATACTACAAGCTTGGGGACGAGCAAGCCCGTGAGTATGAGCTCGAACATGCCTGGCTTAGAGATTCTCTGGAAAAGCAAGATAAGGCGGTAATCGACAGTGTGATGATCCAATTGGTGAAAGCCAACGAAAAGGTATCTGCGAAAAAGATCACAAGTTCCGTAAATATTTCAATCGTTATTTTTGCTCTATTGGTGGCGGTTACCATCTTTTTTGTATGGCGTGTCAGACGCAACCGCAAGCTGCTGGGCCAAAAGGAAGAGGCCCTGCAGGAAACGGAAACGATCAACAGGGAACTGAGCGAGCAGATCGGGGAAAATAAATTCGCGACTCTGCTCGAACTGGCAAAAAGCAATAATCCGGAGTTTCTCGCCTTGTTTACTGAGCTGTATCCCGAGTTTATACAGTCCCTGAAAACTTTGGATCCAAGTATCAGAAGTACCGAACTGGAGTTTTGCGCCATGGCTTTTCTGAATTTTACGGCCAAAAATATTGCCGAATATACCTTCGTGACCGTCAGGGCGGTACAGGTGCGGAAAAATAGACTGCGAAAGAAATTGGGAATCCCTTCGGATGCGGATTTCAATAACTGGATGCAGGAGCTGGCGCAGAAAAATAGCCCATCGTCCAGTGAAAGCTAG
- a CDS encoding cyclase family protein yields MDKRVKFDFEISFTNGGCIKGEDFRLDIAGDSISDKELADYIVADMRLLMVGQTKITNKVIFTEPHKRKPIDLSPTRDLFVDLSHTIEDGLVTYKGLPAPIICDYLSRENSRQFYAEGTEFQIGKIEMVSNTGTYIDCPFHRFEDGKDLSEIGLECFADLEATVIRIPYSSSLEITREHLINHEIRNKAVLIHTGWDQFWNSEQYYENHPYLTEDAALFLKECAVKLVGIDSHNIDSTSGKTRPVHTTLLGAGILIVEHLCNLYLLPEDGFTFSAVPPKFKGVGTFPVRAMAKIPQPD; encoded by the coding sequence ATGGACAAACGCGTAAAATTTGATTTTGAAATATCCTTTACTAATGGTGGATGCATCAAGGGGGAAGACTTTAGGCTCGACATCGCAGGCGACAGTATCTCGGATAAAGAACTTGCAGACTATATTGTTGCCGATATGAGGCTTCTGATGGTGGGGCAGACCAAAATTACGAACAAAGTGATCTTTACGGAACCCCACAAACGCAAGCCGATCGACCTATCCCCAACCCGCGATCTATTTGTCGATCTCAGTCATACCATCGAGGATGGACTGGTGACCTACAAAGGTCTCCCCGCACCAATCATCTGTGATTACCTGAGCAGGGAAAACTCCAGGCAATTTTATGCGGAGGGAACCGAGTTTCAAATCGGTAAAATCGAGATGGTCTCTAACACTGGAACGTATATTGACTGTCCTTTTCACCGTTTCGAGGACGGCAAAGACCTTTCCGAAATCGGACTCGAGTGTTTTGCAGACCTAGAAGCGACTGTGATACGTATCCCCTATTCGAGCAGCCTTGAAATTACACGGGAGCATTTGATCAACCACGAGATCCGAAACAAAGCCGTATTAATCCATACCGGCTGGGATCAATTCTGGAATAGCGAGCAGTATTATGAGAATCATCCGTATCTGACAGAGGATGCAGCGCTATTTCTGAAAGAGTGCGCTGTCAAATTGGTCGGCATCGATTCGCATAACATCGACAGCACCTCGGGCAAGACGCGACCTGTCCATACGACGCTTTTAGGTGCCGGGATTCTGATTGTGGAACATCTCTGCAACCTGTACCTTTTGCCAGAAGATGGATTTACCTTTAGCGCTGTGCCGCCCAAGTTTAAGGGGGTGGGAACATTCCCCGTGCGCGCGATGGCGAAAATACCACAACCTGATTGA
- a CDS encoding MFS transporter, which yields MTSLKKDALDRKINPFNQGNGTAYPILFMLSCCHLFNDTIQSLIPAIHPVVKESFQLNFSQIGLIVFVFQLSSSIMQPLIGFITDRKPYPYLFPVSMLFSLLGLVTLALASSYGWLLMAVVTVGAGSAIFHPVASRIAYVASGAKRGFAQSLFQLGGNVGTAMGPILAAVLIAPYGKKNVLWLLPVALLAMGILYRIASWYKPKSRTAPTEDKNGSQYTEMVESWGKRIVVPLAILLLLIFSKYFYSASLSSYYTFYLMDKFALSVRESQVYLFVYLLAVAVGTMIGGVLADRIGRKNVILFSIFGASPFTLVLPHSNLICSVILTVIIGLIIASAFSAVVVYAQELLPGNVGMVSGLFFGLSFGMAGIGSAVLGKIADSSGIDLVYRICAFLPLIGVVAVFLPDRRVEKVF from the coding sequence ATGACAAGTTTGAAAAAGGATGCACTGGACCGAAAGATAAATCCCTTCAACCAGGGGAACGGGACAGCCTATCCCATTCTCTTTATGTTGAGTTGCTGCCACTTGTTTAACGATACCATTCAATCGCTCATACCAGCGATCCATCCGGTCGTCAAAGAATCATTTCAACTGAATTTTTCTCAGATCGGGCTGATTGTCTTTGTCTTCCAGCTATCTTCCTCGATTATGCAGCCGCTGATCGGATTTATCACCGATAGGAAACCTTATCCATATCTATTTCCGGTGAGTATGCTGTTTAGTCTCCTGGGCTTAGTCACGTTGGCTTTGGCCAGCAGTTACGGCTGGTTACTGATGGCTGTGGTGACAGTCGGTGCAGGATCCGCTATTTTTCATCCGGTAGCATCGAGAATTGCGTATGTGGCATCAGGAGCAAAACGCGGGTTTGCCCAGTCTCTTTTTCAGCTCGGCGGTAATGTCGGAACGGCAATGGGCCCTATACTTGCTGCGGTGTTGATCGCTCCATATGGTAAAAAAAATGTACTGTGGCTGTTGCCGGTAGCATTGCTGGCAATGGGGATATTGTACCGAATAGCATCTTGGTACAAACCAAAGAGCAGAACGGCGCCTACGGAGGACAAAAATGGATCGCAGTATACTGAAATGGTAGAGAGCTGGGGAAAGAGGATTGTTGTTCCCCTGGCTATTTTGTTGCTATTGATCTTCTCAAAGTATTTTTATTCGGCAAGCCTGTCGAGCTACTACACATTTTACCTGATGGATAAATTTGCGCTTTCAGTGAGGGAATCTCAGGTTTATCTGTTCGTTTACTTATTGGCGGTAGCCGTCGGTACGATGATTGGAGGAGTCTTGGCCGACCGGATAGGCCGAAAGAATGTTATTTTATTTTCAATATTCGGGGCTTCGCCCTTTACGTTAGTTTTACCCCATTCAAATTTAATCTGCTCGGTCATATTAACTGTCATCATTGGTTTAATTATAGCGTCGGCCTTTTCAGCAGTCGTGGTGTATGCACAGGAGCTTTTACCCGGAAACGTGGGAATGGTGTCGGGACTCTTTTTTGGACTCTCTTTCGGAATGGCAGGGATTGGATCAGCTGTATTGGGAAAAATCGCCGACAGTTCTGGTATAGACCTTGTCTATCGTATATGTGCATTCTTACCACTCATAGGGGTGGTTGCTGTTTTTTTACCGGATCGGAGGGTGGAGAAAGTGTTTTGA
- a CDS encoding xylulokinase translates to MDNNMKAAIIQGRTYLGIELGSTRIKAVLVNDTCEQLASGLYDWENQLIAGYWTYSQDEIVNGLQKAYARLAMEVKNRYGVLLTRVAAIGCSAMMQGYIAVDKTGKLLVPFRTWRNMTTAAAAAQLTERFQFKIPQRWSIAHLFQAVLNREEHVAQIDYVTTLAGYIHWRLTGERYLGIGDASGMFPVDLTKRKFDENKLAVFDNLIAQREYSWNLIDVLPTIRVAGESAGHLSVEGAQLLDPSGSLEAGIPMCPPEGDGGTGTVATNSVNIRAGNISVGTSIFAQFVLEKELSKIYPEIDIMATPDGKPVGIILANNCSGDINAWVNLFREFYQAMGLAPDMDRIYETLFNKAMNAEPDGGALLSYGYYSAESITGVDVGRPLFVRCPASRFNLSNFMRTHLFSAFAALRLGMDILTNGEHIRIEQIKAHGGLFKTRLPAQKICAAALDTPVSVMATAGEAGAWGMAVLASFMVNRKDAETLSSYLSDRVFVRLEEQIIAPEPRDVEGFTVFMNRYKQGLAIERTAGEYFMEDNLSDG, encoded by the coding sequence ATGGATAATAACATGAAGGCGGCGATAATTCAGGGCAGAACCTATCTTGGCATAGAATTGGGTTCGACGAGAATTAAAGCTGTATTGGTTAATGATACATGTGAACAGCTAGCGTCAGGCCTATATGATTGGGAAAATCAGCTGATAGCTGGGTATTGGACATATAGCCAGGACGAGATAGTTAACGGACTTCAAAAAGCGTATGCGAGATTGGCTATGGAAGTCAAAAATCGCTACGGTGTGTTATTAACACGGGTGGCGGCCATAGGCTGTTCGGCGATGATGCAGGGCTATATTGCTGTCGACAAAACCGGAAAACTGCTGGTGCCGTTCCGCACCTGGAGGAATATGACCACAGCAGCCGCGGCAGCGCAGCTGACTGAGCGCTTCCAGTTTAAAATCCCGCAGAGGTGGAGCATAGCTCATCTGTTTCAGGCCGTTCTGAACCGGGAGGAGCATGTTGCTCAGATAGATTATGTAACGACACTGGCTGGCTATATCCACTGGCGCCTCACCGGAGAAAGGTACTTGGGAATTGGTGATGCTTCCGGTATGTTTCCTGTTGACCTGACTAAAAGAAAGTTTGATGAGAATAAGTTAGCGGTTTTTGATAACCTGATTGCCCAAAGGGAATATTCCTGGAACCTGATCGATGTCTTGCCTACTATTCGCGTTGCAGGTGAATCTGCGGGGCACCTCAGTGTCGAAGGAGCCCAGTTACTGGATCCTTCTGGCTCGCTGGAGGCGGGTATTCCGATGTGTCCTCCGGAAGGAGATGGTGGTACCGGGACTGTGGCTACAAATAGCGTGAATATACGCGCGGGGAATATCTCTGTAGGTACATCCATTTTTGCCCAGTTTGTACTGGAAAAAGAACTGTCTAAGATATATCCTGAGATTGATATCATGGCAACCCCAGATGGGAAGCCGGTCGGTATCATCCTTGCCAATAACTGCTCCGGCGATATCAACGCATGGGTAAATTTATTCCGTGAGTTTTATCAGGCGATGGGACTCGCGCCGGACATGGATAGGATTTATGAAACGCTATTTAACAAAGCTATGAATGCAGAACCCGACGGAGGAGCATTGTTGAGCTACGGCTATTATTCCGCAGAAAGTATCACCGGTGTCGATGTCGGCCGGCCGCTTTTTGTCCGGTGCCCTGCAAGCCGCTTTAATTTATCCAACTTTATGCGCACACATCTATTTTCTGCTTTTGCTGCACTCCGCCTGGGAATGGATATTTTAACAAATGGAGAGCACATCCGGATCGAACAGATTAAAGCACATGGCGGTCTGTTCAAAACCCGTCTTCCCGCGCAAAAAATATGCGCGGCGGCACTCGATACACCCGTTTCGGTGATGGCTACGGCCGGAGAGGCGGGCGCTTGGGGGATGGCAGTTCTGGCATCCTTTATGGTCAACAGAAAGGATGCGGAAACATTATCTAGCTACTTGTCTGACCGCGTTTTTGTACGGTTAGAAGAACAGATTATTGCTCCGGAGCCCAGAGATGTAGAAGGTTTCACTGTTTTTATGAACCGGTATAAGCAGGGTTTAGCCATTGAGCGCACGGCTGGCGAATATTTCATGGAAGATAACCTTTCTGACGGCTAA